Proteins found in one Bremerella volcania genomic segment:
- the sufB gene encoding Fe-S cluster assembly protein SufB: MATDITDTGVQSPIGEINKYDFRTTSKGVFKAKKGLNAEVVNQISDIKEEPDWMRKFRLDSLEIFNSKPMPKWGGEINLDFQDIYYYLKPTEKQGKTWDDVPIEIKETFEKLGIPEAERQYLAGVKAQFESEVVYGSLQEDLAQKGVIFTDTDTALREHPQLLKEYFGTVIPPHDNKFAALNSAVWSGGSFIYVPPGVEIEFPLQTYFRINEESMGQFERTLIIVDEGAKIHYVEGCTAPMYSSESLHSAVVEVIAKKGSRCRYSTIQNWANNIYNLVTKRALAYADATMEWVDGNLGSHLTMKYPAVYLMEPGARGEILSIAFAGKHQHQDTGAKLVHCAPNTSGQIISKSISKDGGRGSYRGLVRVEEGAHNTKCSVVCDALILDPESQTDTYPYIEIMEPDVAIGHEASVSRIGEEQLFYLMSRGLTEAEASTMIVNGFIEPLVKELPMEYAVELNRLIELQMEGSVG; this comes from the coding sequence ATGGCCACTGATATTACGGACACTGGCGTACAAAGCCCGATCGGTGAAATCAACAAGTACGATTTCCGCACGACCAGCAAGGGTGTCTTCAAGGCCAAGAAGGGATTGAACGCCGAGGTCGTCAATCAGATCTCGGACATCAAGGAAGAACCCGATTGGATGCGGAAGTTCCGTTTGGACTCGCTGGAGATCTTCAACTCCAAGCCGATGCCCAAGTGGGGCGGCGAGATCAATCTCGACTTCCAGGACATCTACTACTATCTGAAGCCGACCGAAAAGCAAGGCAAGACGTGGGATGATGTGCCGATCGAGATCAAGGAAACGTTCGAGAAGCTGGGCATTCCCGAAGCCGAACGCCAATACCTGGCCGGCGTGAAAGCTCAGTTCGAGAGCGAAGTGGTGTACGGCTCGCTGCAGGAAGACCTCGCCCAGAAGGGTGTGATCTTCACCGATACCGACACCGCCTTGCGTGAACACCCCCAACTGCTGAAGGAATACTTCGGCACGGTGATTCCACCGCACGACAACAAGTTCGCCGCGCTCAACTCGGCGGTCTGGTCAGGCGGTTCGTTCATCTACGTTCCTCCTGGCGTGGAAATCGAATTCCCTCTGCAAACCTACTTCCGTATCAACGAAGAGAGCATGGGGCAGTTCGAGCGTACGCTGATCATCGTCGACGAAGGGGCGAAAATTCACTACGTCGAAGGTTGCACCGCGCCGATGTACTCGTCGGAGAGCCTGCACTCGGCCGTGGTGGAAGTGATCGCCAAGAAGGGTTCGCGTTGCCGTTACAGCACGATCCAGAACTGGGCGAACAACATCTACAACCTGGTGACCAAGCGAGCCCTGGCTTACGCCGACGCCACCATGGAATGGGTCGACGGGAACCTGGGTAGCCATCTGACGATGAAGTATCCGGCCGTTTACCTGATGGAACCAGGTGCCCGCGGCGAGATCCTTTCGATCGCGTTCGCCGGCAAGCATCAACACCAGGATACCGGCGCCAAGCTGGTTCACTGTGCCCCGAACACTTCCGGACAGATCATTTCCAAGAGTATCTCGAAGGATGGCGGTCGCGGTAGCTATCGCGGGCTGGTTCGCGTCGAGGAAGGTGCCCATAACACCAAGTGCAGCGTCGTGTGCGATGCGTTGATCCTCGATCCCGAAAGCCAGACCGATACCTACCCCTACATCGAAATCATGGAACCCGATGTGGCGATCGGTCACGAAGCGAGCGTCTCGCGGATTGGTGAAGAGCAACTCTTCTACCTGATGAGCCGCGGCCTGACCGAAGCGGAAGCGAGCACGATGATCGTCAACGGTTTCATCGAGCCGCTGGTGAAGGAACTGCCGATGGAATACGCGGTCGAACTGAACCGCTTGATCGAGCTGCAAATGGAAGGTTCGGTCGGTTAG
- the sufD gene encoding Fe-S cluster assembly protein SufD produces MSVAAATTVENWNAEAFNQYVNQLNEPQWLVDLRQEAFESFEQKDWPTRKEEEWMRTDIRGFSLKKFDPPSFTTEVDPATLPSGLLAEGVDIGGQVISLNGKTAVSNISEELKAKGVIFGDFRTVLAEHGDLVKKYLFQGEFDPNFDKFSALHGAYFSGGAFLYVPRNVQVEQPLHVLNLIGDNGVDLAHTLIVLEEGAQATVLTESASLDNDQPGFHCGAIEVIVGDRANLRFVNLQNWGEKVWHFAQQKGCVGQDGNLFWTLGALGSRLSKVNQHVALDKPGAHCEVNGVLFTEGKQHLSYHTQQYHRAPSCTSNFLYKAALQDHSRTVWRGMIKVAPGAQKTDGYQRIDNLLLTEHSRADSIPGLEIEADDVRCTHGATTGKVDEEQIFYAMTRGYTRKEAMRMIVTGFFQQVFDRITLESVREALGHAIARRVREYD; encoded by the coding sequence ATGAGCGTGGCAGCCGCAACCACCGTCGAAAACTGGAATGCCGAAGCATTCAATCAGTACGTCAATCAGCTGAACGAGCCGCAGTGGCTGGTCGATCTTCGCCAGGAGGCTTTCGAGAGCTTCGAGCAGAAGGACTGGCCGACCCGCAAGGAAGAAGAGTGGATGCGAACCGACATCCGCGGCTTTAGCCTGAAGAAGTTCGATCCGCCCAGCTTTACGACCGAAGTCGATCCGGCGACCTTGCCCAGCGGGCTTCTCGCCGAAGGGGTCGACATCGGCGGCCAGGTTATTTCGCTCAACGGCAAGACCGCCGTGAGCAACATCAGCGAAGAGCTTAAGGCCAAAGGCGTCATTTTCGGCGACTTCCGCACGGTGCTGGCCGAGCATGGCGACTTGGTGAAGAAGTATCTCTTCCAAGGCGAATTCGACCCGAACTTCGACAAGTTCAGCGCCCTGCACGGCGCTTACTTCAGCGGCGGTGCGTTTCTGTACGTTCCTCGTAACGTTCAGGTCGAGCAGCCGCTGCACGTGTTGAACCTGATCGGCGACAACGGAGTCGACCTGGCCCACACGCTGATCGTGCTGGAAGAGGGTGCCCAGGCAACCGTGCTGACCGAATCGGCCAGCCTGGATAACGATCAGCCTGGCTTCCACTGCGGCGCGATCGAAGTGATCGTCGGCGACCGAGCCAACCTCCGCTTCGTGAACCTGCAGAACTGGGGCGAGAAGGTCTGGCACTTCGCACAGCAGAAAGGTTGCGTCGGACAAGACGGCAACCTGTTCTGGACGCTTGGAGCACTCGGTAGCCGCCTGTCGAAAGTGAATCAGCACGTCGCGCTCGACAAGCCAGGTGCCCACTGCGAAGTGAACGGGGTGCTCTTCACCGAAGGAAAGCAGCATCTTTCCTACCACACGCAGCAGTACCACCGGGCTCCAAGCTGTACGAGCAACTTCCTGTACAAGGCCGCCCTGCAGGATCACTCGCGCACCGTATGGCGAGGCATGATCAAGGTCGCCCCAGGTGCCCAGAAGACCGACGGCTACCAGCGTATCGACAACCTGCTGCTGACCGAACACAGCCGGGCTGACTCAATTCCTGGCTTGGAAATCGAAGCGGACGACGTTCGCTGTACCCACGGGGCAACGACCGGCAAGGTCGACGAAGAGCAGATCTTCTACGCGATGACTCGCGGTTATACCCGTAAGGAAGCAATGCGAATGATTGTGACCGGCTTCTTCCAGCAGGTCTTCGACCGCATTACGCTCGAATCGGTTCGCGAAGCCCTGGGGCACGCGATTGCCCGTCGTGTTCGCGAATACGATTAA
- a CDS encoding non-heme iron oxygenase ferredoxin subunit produces the protein MSDFVRVAALSEIPDPGKEVFEVDDRFVIVIHAGGQVYCLDDVCTHDDGPLGEGDLDGYEIECPRHGAKFDIRTGKPTLMPATQPTQVHEAKIEGGDVYVRLVD, from the coding sequence ATGTCCGACTTTGTGCGTGTCGCGGCTCTCAGCGAGATTCCTGACCCTGGAAAAGAAGTGTTTGAAGTCGACGATCGTTTTGTGATCGTGATTCATGCCGGAGGTCAGGTATACTGTTTGGATGACGTCTGCACCCACGACGATGGACCGCTGGGCGAAGGGGACTTGGATGGTTACGAGATCGAGTGCCCCCGTCACGGAGCCAAGTTCGACATTCGGACCGGCAAGCCGACGCTGATGCCAGCCACGCAGCCGACCCAGGTCCACGAAGCGAAGATTGAAGGGGGCGACGTCTACGTTCGCCTTGTTGACTAA
- a CDS encoding metal-sulfur cluster assembly factor produces MALSEDTVREQLKNVIDPELFVNIVDLGLVYEVNFEDIEDSEDKKVLINMTMTSPACPAGPQLIGGAKQFVSQMEGVGDVDVKIVMDPPWSPDRMTEDARDQLGIF; encoded by the coding sequence ATGGCACTATCGGAAGACACCGTCCGCGAACAACTTAAGAACGTGATCGACCCGGAACTCTTCGTGAACATCGTCGATCTGGGCCTGGTGTACGAGGTGAACTTCGAGGATATCGAAGACTCGGAAGACAAGAAGGTCTTGATCAACATGACCATGACCAGTCCTGCCTGTCCGGCTGGTCCGCAACTGATCGGTGGTGCGAAGCAGTTCGTTTCGCAGATGGAAGGGGTTGGGGACGTCGACGTGAAGATCGTCATGGATCCACCCTGGTCGCCAGATCGCATGACCGAAGATGCCCGCGATCAGTTGGGGATCTTCTAG
- a CDS encoding ATP-grasp domain-containing protein translates to MTSRPSNPRSVFVYELITGGGLYCVPGSPAPSGSLLKEGTAMLAAVVDDFAAIDGLKVTVLRDSRLPTLSVAASQQITVEGPEGERTAFHDAVKSTEATLVIAPEFDGLHYERTKWAEEDGAFLLSPDSTFVEQASCKWKCFQRWRDASVRTIDTFQVHQRSTWEHLLDLPVVTKPSDGAGSEGVLSWNAGFEVNGQFVDSEKYLIQPKVYGDAVSCAALGNGADFFLLPAAFQTLDKDLKYHGGSLPIPLDLNVRAHRLAAQAIRAMPPFRGYVGLDMILGPSPEGKEDVAVDLNPRLTSSYVGLRLLLKNNLAQAMLDVVAGRDFEPRVGCGEVDFEIL, encoded by the coding sequence ATGACGTCGCGACCTTCTAATCCTCGCAGCGTTTTTGTGTATGAATTGATTACTGGGGGTGGTCTCTACTGCGTCCCCGGTTCGCCTGCCCCGAGCGGGTCTCTACTGAAAGAAGGCACGGCCATGCTGGCCGCGGTTGTCGACGACTTCGCGGCGATCGACGGTCTGAAGGTGACCGTGCTGCGTGATTCTCGCTTGCCGACGCTTTCGGTAGCCGCGTCTCAGCAAATCACGGTCGAAGGGCCTGAGGGAGAACGAACGGCGTTTCACGATGCGGTTAAGTCGACCGAGGCCACGCTGGTGATTGCTCCCGAGTTCGATGGGTTACATTACGAACGAACGAAATGGGCCGAAGAGGACGGCGCGTTTCTGCTCAGTCCCGATTCGACGTTCGTCGAGCAGGCCTCGTGCAAATGGAAGTGCTTCCAACGGTGGCGCGACGCGTCGGTTCGCACGATCGACACGTTTCAGGTCCACCAGCGGTCAACGTGGGAGCACTTGTTAGATCTTCCGGTGGTCACAAAGCCCTCCGACGGAGCAGGCTCGGAGGGAGTACTTTCTTGGAATGCCGGATTCGAGGTCAACGGTCAATTCGTCGATAGTGAAAAATATCTCATACAGCCCAAGGTATATGGCGATGCGGTAAGTTGCGCAGCACTGGGCAATGGTGCGGATTTCTTTCTTCTGCCGGCCGCATTTCAAACACTTGATAAAGATTTGAAATACCATGGAGGAAGCTTGCCTATTCCGTTGGACTTGAATGTGCGAGCGCATCGCCTTGCGGCGCAAGCAATTAGGGCGATGCCCCCTTTCCGGGGCTACGTCGGGCTTGATATGATCTTGGGGCCTAGTCCCGAGGGAAAGGAGGATGTCGCGGTCGATCTGAACCCGCGGCTGACGAGTTCGTACGTGGGCTTACGGCTATTGTTGAAGAACAACCTGGCCCAAGCCATGTTGGACGTGGTCGCCGGCCGGGACTTCGAGCCGAGGGTAGGCTGCGGCGAGGTCGATTTTGAGATCCTTTAA
- a CDS encoding hydantoinase/oxoprolinase family protein gives MTVLGVDVGGANIKIATGDGFAHSFPFAIWKKKHELVVNLKHVLGMTPVFDRVAVTMTAELADCFGSKAEGVRFVLAAIREVFTDYPVKVYTVTGKMVSLEDGILDPLSVAAANWHALGRFGGQWFQGKSGLVVDVGSTTTDIIPLIDGQVASKSKSDLCRLLAGELVYLGVERTPICGITDYVNFRGKRVPVANEWFATSIDVLLALGLFDEEPENHGTADGRPATREFAKTRLARMICADGDEVTWTEINEMARELNSIMVKKIATGIRQVVEELKMNVELTVISGHGDFLAEAALDSAGVVTHREYLTDLIGANAARCAPAYALAILAEEAWD, from the coding sequence ATGACGGTCCTGGGCGTTGACGTTGGAGGAGCCAACATCAAAATTGCGACGGGCGATGGTTTCGCTCACTCTTTTCCTTTCGCGATCTGGAAGAAGAAACACGAACTAGTCGTCAATCTGAAGCATGTGCTGGGGATGACTCCGGTCTTTGATCGTGTGGCCGTGACGATGACCGCCGAGCTTGCCGACTGCTTTGGCTCGAAAGCGGAAGGAGTTCGCTTTGTCCTGGCCGCGATTCGCGAGGTCTTTACCGACTACCCCGTGAAGGTCTATACCGTCACCGGCAAGATGGTTTCGCTGGAAGACGGCATCTTGGATCCCCTTTCGGTCGCGGCCGCCAACTGGCATGCCCTGGGCCGCTTTGGTGGTCAGTGGTTTCAGGGAAAGAGCGGGCTGGTGGTCGACGTCGGTTCCACCACGACCGATATCATTCCCCTGATCGACGGCCAGGTTGCCAGCAAGTCGAAATCGGACTTATGCCGACTTCTGGCGGGTGAACTCGTTTATCTGGGCGTCGAACGGACGCCGATCTGCGGCATCACCGATTACGTTAACTTCCGCGGCAAGCGCGTTCCGGTGGCGAACGAATGGTTTGCGACCTCGATTGACGTCTTGCTCGCCCTGGGGCTGTTCGACGAAGAGCCCGAGAATCACGGCACCGCCGACGGACGTCCTGCCACGCGTGAGTTCGCCAAGACGCGTCTGGCTCGCATGATTTGTGCCGACGGCGATGAGGTGACCTGGACCGAGATCAACGAGATGGCGCGCGAGCTGAACTCGATCATGGTCAAAAAGATTGCCACCGGCATTCGTCAGGTGGTGGAAGAGTTGAAGATGAATGTCGAGCTGACCGTCATCAGTGGTCATGGTGACTTTCTGGCCGAGGCCGCACTCGATTCGGCCGGCGTAGTAACGCACCGCGAGTATCTGACCGACCTGATCGGTGCCAACGCCGCACGATGTGCCCCGGCCTACGCGCTTGCGATTCTGGCCGAAGAGGCCTGGGACTAA
- a CDS encoding amino acid kinase family protein, protein MGFAVWKLGGSLLDLPELAERMRQLYAQQSPALPVVIIPGGGMFADSVRKMDQVHRLDALVSHQLALHAMRLSASLVAALLQQSVVSDLEAQQFAIQSWKQGHHEPAIQVWDVIDSWNTQLPSIEETCGEIPTDWRLTSDSIAAALAANWGAQKLVLVKSIDRPADASWDALAKDGAVDELFPQIAPYVKRIVWANLRAQ, encoded by the coding sequence ATGGGCTTTGCCGTTTGGAAGTTGGGTGGAAGTCTGTTGGACCTGCCTGAGCTGGCCGAGCGAATGCGCCAGTTGTACGCCCAGCAGTCCCCTGCTTTGCCGGTGGTGATCATTCCCGGTGGCGGCATGTTCGCCGATAGCGTGCGAAAGATGGACCAGGTACATCGGCTCGACGCGCTCGTCAGCCATCAGCTGGCACTCCATGCGATGCGCCTCTCGGCTTCGCTGGTGGCTGCTTTGTTGCAGCAGTCTGTGGTGAGCGACCTGGAAGCACAGCAGTTCGCGATCCAATCTTGGAAACAGGGCCACCACGAACCAGCAATCCAAGTGTGGGATGTGATCGACAGCTGGAACACGCAGCTGCCGAGCATCGAAGAGACGTGTGGCGAGATTCCCACCGACTGGCGACTCACCAGCGATTCGATCGCCGCGGCGCTGGCAGCTAATTGGGGGGCCCAGAAACTGGTGCTGGTGAAATCGATCGATCGCCCCGCAGACGCCTCGTGGGACGCACTGGCGAAGGATGGAGCGGTGGACGAGCTGTTTCCTCAGATCGCCCCGTACGTGAAACGCATCGTGTGGGCAAACCTGCGAGCGCAATAA
- a CDS encoding DUF1598 domain-containing protein, with the protein MSLAAASAQAGQVGFRQNAVGGVSIDAQGQLTSARPEVKRQLRQEMMNALEKVPGDLATPVKMRKVSLRGLNAAIKASQENNGGKLPDAVKYMAGLQRIEYVFVDEANNDVILAGPAEGWTVDESGNVVGVTTGRPVLLLEDFIVAMRSTEEARRGGITCSIDPTAEGRQNLDNYLASLTRMDASVKDGVERAMGAQVITITGVPKDSHFARVLVAADFRMKRIAMHLDPSPVRGLPSYLDMLPSARSVQNAMPRWWLACNYQPLAQSEDGLAWQLRGPGVKAMTEDEIIAEDGSVAQTGKVSAIPQKWADAMTKNYEELSAEDKIFGELRNVMDMCVIAALLEKEQLLTKADLDLDMIKSQTSPVKLEKFATPDTVPTFFSAMKKGRQWVITASGGVDINSWEVASHTENVAGMDKLRTEQLASNTNNIWWWN; encoded by the coding sequence ATGAGTCTCGCCGCAGCTTCTGCTCAAGCAGGACAGGTCGGCTTCCGACAAAATGCCGTCGGTGGTGTTTCCATCGATGCCCAAGGGCAGCTGACTTCCGCTCGTCCGGAAGTGAAGCGTCAGCTTCGCCAGGAAATGATGAACGCCTTGGAAAAGGTGCCCGGCGATTTGGCGACCCCGGTCAAGATGCGAAAGGTCTCGCTTCGCGGCTTGAACGCAGCGATCAAAGCTTCGCAGGAAAACAACGGCGGTAAGCTGCCCGATGCCGTGAAGTACATGGCCGGTCTGCAGCGTATCGAATATGTCTTCGTCGACGAGGCAAACAACGACGTCATCCTTGCTGGTCCAGCCGAAGGTTGGACCGTTGATGAGTCGGGCAACGTGGTCGGTGTCACCACCGGTCGTCCGGTTCTGCTGTTGGAAGACTTCATCGTCGCTATGCGTTCGACCGAAGAAGCTCGCCGCGGCGGCATCACCTGCTCGATCGATCCAACGGCTGAAGGTCGTCAGAATCTGGACAACTACCTGGCCAGCCTGACTCGCATGGACGCCAGCGTGAAAGACGGCGTTGAACGAGCCATGGGTGCCCAGGTCATCACCATCACCGGCGTGCCCAAAGATAGCCACTTTGCCCGCGTGCTGGTTGCCGCTGACTTCCGCATGAAACGAATCGCCATGCACCTGGATCCGAGCCCCGTTCGCGGTCTGCCGAGCTATCTCGACATGCTTCCTTCGGCTCGCTCGGTGCAGAACGCCATGCCACGTTGGTGGTTGGCTTGCAACTACCAGCCACTGGCCCAAAGCGAAGACGGCCTGGCCTGGCAACTGCGTGGTCCTGGCGTGAAGGCCATGACCGAAGACGAAATCATCGCCGAAGATGGCTCGGTGGCTCAAACCGGCAAGGTCAGCGCCATCCCGCAGAAGTGGGCCGATGCGATGACCAAGAACTACGAAGAGCTTTCGGCGGAAGACAAGATCTTCGGCGAACTGCGAAACGTGATGGACATGTGCGTGATCGCCGCTCTGCTGGAAAAGGAACAGCTGCTAACCAAAGCCGACCTCGACCTGGACATGATCAAGAGCCAGACGAGTCCCGTCAAGTTGGAAAAGTTCGCCACGCCTGATACCGTGCCAACCTTCTTCAGCGCCATGAAGAAGGGTCGCCAATGGGTAATCACCGCTTCGGGCGGCGTCGACATCAACTCGTGGGAAGTCGCCAGCCACACCGAAAACGTCGCCGGCATGGACAAGCTGCGAACCGAGCAGCTGGCCTCCAACACCAACAACATCTGGTGGTGGAACTAG
- a CDS encoding sigma 54-interacting transcriptional regulator, whose product MIAYLIIREGSKWTDVFRLVEGQNVTIGRAPTNQIVIKDDRCSRYHAEIFLSQGVWTIRDLDSRNGTTVEDSPIRGDQALTPGNIIRVANTQLAFVNDLSTAFPAGSSSSNHLFDSNADVDQTIAGYDSEHVLDIAEPTNITHRRQQTRFLKPEIQDAKESSVVPRVGRAAARLCQLAFELAQQADVIAVANLALEGLFESTQVDSGAVLLIPRTFKGPATEKDLELISSRTDKLPVYHRISRFLANTVLREGEAVLARNVTDDSRFGSRDSKGDIHATSVLAAPIRQNGKVIGLIHLYSTDTGRIPDPEDLEFTLAVAENVALALKNLERQQELTETISQSMVEIDELRQRLGAESNIVGSSPLILDVQKQVARVAPSRATILITGESGVGKELVARAVHFASTRKKGPFVCLNCAALSESLLESELFGHEKGAFTGATDRKVGKFEAAHRGTLMLDEIGEMSEAIQAKFLRVLEGHPFERVGGNDAVQVDVRVIAATNRDLEKEVERGRFRRDLFFRLRVVEVNVPPLRKRPEDILELASYFVQKYNAETGRKILGFTQSAIDDLQKYRWPGNVRELKNVIERAVVLAQSERISSEDLALSNLTASGDTAELNATKSGYEPLSLADLEKRHIGATLRATGWNKSRTAGILGIERSTLDRKIRRYHIQPPAEA is encoded by the coding sequence ATGATCGCGTATTTGATTATTCGTGAAGGATCCAAATGGACGGACGTTTTTCGACTCGTCGAAGGGCAGAATGTCACGATCGGCCGCGCGCCCACCAATCAGATTGTCATCAAGGACGATCGCTGTAGCCGCTACCACGCCGAAATCTTCCTCTCGCAGGGCGTCTGGACCATTCGCGACCTCGACTCGCGAAATGGAACGACCGTCGAAGATTCCCCGATTCGCGGCGACCAGGCGCTGACGCCTGGCAATATTATCCGCGTGGCCAATACGCAATTGGCGTTCGTCAACGATCTGTCTACCGCGTTTCCCGCTGGTTCTTCCAGCAGCAATCATCTGTTCGACTCCAACGCTGACGTCGATCAAACGATTGCCGGCTACGACAGCGAACACGTGCTCGACATCGCCGAGCCAACCAACATCACGCACCGTCGGCAGCAAACGCGTTTTCTTAAGCCGGAAATCCAAGACGCGAAAGAAAGCTCGGTCGTGCCGCGTGTCGGCCGGGCAGCGGCTCGTTTGTGTCAGTTGGCGTTCGAGCTTGCCCAACAGGCCGACGTGATCGCCGTGGCCAACCTGGCCCTGGAGGGTTTGTTTGAAAGCACCCAGGTCGATTCGGGTGCCGTGCTGTTGATTCCTCGTACGTTCAAAGGACCAGCGACTGAGAAGGACCTGGAACTGATCAGTTCCCGAACCGACAAGTTGCCGGTCTATCACCGGATCTCGAGGTTTCTGGCCAATACGGTGCTGCGCGAGGGGGAAGCGGTCTTGGCCCGCAATGTGACTGACGACAGCCGCTTCGGCAGCCGCGACAGCAAAGGGGATATTCACGCGACCAGCGTGCTTGCCGCTCCGATCCGACAGAACGGCAAGGTGATCGGCCTGATTCATCTTTACTCGACCGATACCGGGCGGATTCCCGATCCGGAAGATCTCGAGTTTACGCTGGCCGTGGCTGAAAACGTCGCGTTGGCCCTCAAGAATCTCGAGCGTCAGCAGGAACTGACCGAGACCATCTCGCAGTCGATGGTTGAAATCGACGAGCTGCGTCAACGCTTGGGTGCGGAAAGCAATATCGTTGGCAGCAGTCCGCTGATTCTTGACGTGCAGAAGCAGGTTGCCCGAGTCGCTCCGAGTCGAGCGACCATTCTGATTACCGGCGAAAGTGGTGTCGGCAAAGAGCTGGTTGCCCGGGCGGTTCACTTTGCGAGTACGCGTAAGAAAGGTCCATTCGTTTGTTTGAACTGCGCCGCGCTTAGTGAATCGCTGCTGGAAAGCGAACTGTTCGGTCACGAGAAAGGGGCATTCACCGGGGCAACGGATCGCAAGGTTGGTAAGTTTGAAGCGGCCCATCGCGGTACGCTGATGCTCGATGAAATTGGCGAGATGAGCGAGGCGATTCAGGCCAAGTTCCTCCGCGTGCTCGAAGGGCATCCGTTCGAGCGGGTTGGTGGGAACGACGCGGTGCAGGTCGATGTGCGCGTGATCGCGGCGACCAACCGAGATCTGGAGAAAGAAGTCGAACGGGGGCGTTTCCGACGCGACCTGTTCTTCCGACTGCGCGTGGTGGAAGTGAACGTTCCTCCGCTGCGAAAGCGCCCTGAAGACATCCTCGAACTGGCTTCGTACTTCGTCCAGAAATACAACGCCGAGACGGGGCGGAAGATCCTGGGCTTCACCCAATCAGCGATCGACGACTTGCAGAAGTATCGCTGGCCGGGGAACGTTCGTGAACTGAAGAACGTGATCGAACGAGCCGTCGTGCTGGCCCAATCGGAGCGGATCAGTTCCGAGGACCTGGCCTTGTCGAACCTGACTGCCAGCGGGGATACGGCCGAGTTGAATGCGACCAAGAGTGGCTACGAACCACTTTCACTCGCCGATCTGGAAAAGCGTCATATCGGCGCGACGTTGCGGGCAACCGGCTGGAACAAGAGCCGGACCGCGGGCATTCTGGGAATCGAACGATCGACGCTCGATCGAAAGATTCGCCGATATCACATTCAGCCCCCTGCCGAAGCGTAA
- a CDS encoding chemotaxis protein CheX — protein MATVIDNTSGLAGTNNVLAEAVVTSVENALTMCGTTARCVGVARVPLHENGLVTGIIGVHGRVSGFITVNMSEMVAINVVEGLLQEEFGKLTSQVVDGAGEVTNMICGGIKSNLAKTGFSFQGITVPSVIVGEGYKMAFARGLEFVSATFEHDNSEAIMLDDRLLSVNMCFLKL, from the coding sequence ATGGCAACCGTTATTGATAACACGTCTGGTCTGGCAGGAACCAACAACGTTCTCGCCGAAGCGGTGGTGACTTCCGTTGAGAATGCCCTGACCATGTGCGGTACAACCGCACGCTGCGTGGGCGTGGCCCGGGTGCCGCTACATGAGAATGGTCTGGTGACCGGCATCATTGGCGTTCATGGACGCGTTTCCGGATTCATCACGGTGAACATGTCGGAAATGGTGGCGATCAACGTGGTGGAAGGGCTGCTGCAAGAAGAGTTCGGCAAACTTACCAGCCAGGTTGTCGACGGTGCGGGTGAAGTTACCAACATGATCTGCGGTGGTATCAAATCGAACCTGGCGAAGACAGGTTTTTCGTTCCAGGGAATCACCGTTCCATCGGTGATCGTGGGCGAAGGCTACAAAATGGCATTCGCGCGAGGACTCGAGTTCGTCAGCGCGACCTTCGAGCACGATAATTCGGAAGCGATCATGCTGGACGACCGACTGCTTTCGGTCAACATGTGCTTCTTGAAGCTGTAA
- a CDS encoding thioredoxin family protein — protein sequence MLGITMAILLQVSAVGDSTADYNTAFKDASETGKPMLVLVGTDWCPACVTMKQSIIPRLQRAGRLSGVVYTEVDADAQPRIAHRIMSGGGYPQLALYRKTKDGWRRQILVGVQSESTIQTLVDRAVAAQESEANKLEVLPISQ from the coding sequence ATGCTCGGTATTACCATGGCCATTCTGTTGCAAGTTTCCGCCGTTGGCGATTCGACGGCCGATTACAACACGGCGTTCAAAGACGCCTCGGAAACTGGCAAGCCGATGCTCGTCCTCGTCGGCACAGATTGGTGCCCGGCATGCGTGACGATGAAGCAATCGATCATCCCACGCCTGCAACGTGCCGGCCGTTTGAGTGGCGTTGTCTACACGGAAGTCGATGCGGACGCCCAGCCACGCATCGCTCATCGCATCATGTCAGGTGGAGGCTATCCGCAACTGGCCCTGTACCGCAAGACGAAAGATGGCTGGCGCCGTCAGATTCTGGTTGGCGTCCAATCGGAATCGACCATCCAGACGCTTGTCGACCGCGCGGTTGCCGCTCAAGAGTCGGAAGCCAACAAGCTGGAAGTCCTGCCGATTTCGCAGTAG